GGGGGTCTTTGTCAAGCCGCGCGGTTGGTTTGGCGCGCTTTACATGAGACTGATCGGACCCTTCCGCCGCCTACTCGTGTATCCGGCCGGAGTGCGGTTGATAGGCGATGCGTGGGCAGCGCGCTCGCACGAGTGGCCGTCGGGAATGCGCTCATGCCAATGCCGACGAGCCCGACAACATTGACAATTCGCTGAGCGAGTGGAGATGCGTGGCGGCCCAAGTCCGCGCCGTCTGTGGAGCCAGTCTACAATGCGTTCGAGCGGGGTAGCTAAGTAACACAGTATGGCCATGAATACGAACCGACTGCCCCCATTACGGGTATTTCAGTGGGGAGTCATGCTGCTGTTAGCGTTCATGCCGATTGCCGCTGTGAGAGCGTACGTCGCCCACGATGACACCTGGCTCTTATGGGGCCGCAATGCGGTTATCGCCTGGACGGTTGGATGGGTTGTGCTGACGTGGGCTCAGGCCTTCCTAGAGGGGCGACGACACAGCGGCTCCCGAGAGGGTGTCCGGAGGTTGGGGCCGGACATTGGCTGGCGTATCCCCGCCGCTTTGGCACTCGTTCTTGCTTTGGAGTTTCGTGTTCAATATCTGCGGACCTCCCCATGGGACACCCCGTTCACGGCATTGGTCATTGGAGCCTTGGTGGCTCTGTTGGGCTATTCCCTCATCAAGGATTCCTTTGACTTGCGTCGAGAGATTGCGATCGGCATCATCCAGACGATGCTTGTTCTCTTGCTGCTCAGTACAGTGGCGTTCTACCTCTACGAAACTGGGGCCTTCCCGGGAGTGAGGAGATAGGATCTACCAGGGAGGCGTAGAACCACGCCCCCGTGGATACTGGAGACGTACATGTCGTCACCGGTGCGTTTGGCTTTACCGGGCACGCCATTACCCGCCGGCTGCTCGATGCAGGCATTCGGGTCCGGACG
The nucleotide sequence above comes from bacterium. Encoded proteins:
- a CDS encoding DUF2867 domain-containing protein, yielding GVFVKPRGWFGALYMRLIGPFRRLLVYPAGVRLIGDAWAARSHEWPSGMRSCQCRRARQH